From one Desulfuromonadaceae bacterium genomic stretch:
- the rbfA gene encoding 30S ribosome-binding factor RbfA, with protein MGAPRAQKIADMIQREISALILKGLKDPRIGFVTITGVDITDDLRHAKIFVTVIGAEESKIASLEGLKHSVPFLRRHLGRELRMKFAPELHFEYDQSLEYGNRIENILKEIHRDNDENDANDANDPTAD; from the coding sequence ATGGGGGCCCCCCGTGCACAAAAAATTGCCGATATGATTCAACGGGAAATTTCCGCACTGATTTTGAAAGGGCTGAAAGATCCGCGTATCGGGTTTGTGACGATTACTGGTGTTGATATTACCGACGATCTGCGTCATGCCAAGATCTTTGTCACCGTGATCGGTGCCGAGGAAAGTAAAATTGCGTCTCTTGAAGGCTTGAAACATTCGGTTCCTTTTCTTCGTCGCCACCTTGGACGGGAGCTCCGGATGAAGTTTGCTCCTGAGCTGCACTTTGAATATGACCAATCCCTCGAATACGGCAACCGTATCGAAAATATCCTCAAGGAAATTCACCGTGACAACGACGAAAATGATGCAAACGATGCAAACGATCCTACAGCTGATTGA
- a CDS encoding DUF503 domain-containing protein, whose protein sequence is MVVGVLRLELHLHGPENLKGKRSVVKRLLGRCRERFPVSCAEVEFHDLWQRTMLGFAVVEHDEPAITALFQKIEVEILRSGELDICATKSEFIHYKG, encoded by the coding sequence ATGGTTGTCGGGGTTTTGCGCCTGGAGCTGCATCTGCATGGGCCCGAAAACCTCAAGGGAAAACGCTCAGTTGTCAAACGGTTGCTCGGCCGTTGTCGTGAGCGTTTTCCTGTCTCTTGCGCCGAAGTTGAGTTTCATGATCTCTGGCAACGCACCATGCTTGGCTTTGCTGTGGTCGAACATGATGAGCCCGCAATTACCGCGCTGTTTCAAAAGATTGAAGTTGAAATCCTGCGCTCGGGCGAACTTGATATCTGCGCCACAAAGAGCGAGTTTATTCACTACAAAGGATGA
- a CDS encoding bifunctional oligoribonuclease/PAP phosphatase NrnA, whose protein sequence is MMQTMQTILQLIENNHRFLVASHEGPDGDAIGSTVALTNLLRDAGKDVVAYNRDGLPKAFSFLPGSSQLCDEIGKTEPFDVGFILDAGELRRAGSHLRDCCTVLVNIDHHPYSEDFGDVYCLDTAAAATAVIIYRLIVAGKMPVSLDVATCLYVAILSDTGSFRYSNANAEAFSIAGELVAKGIDTWEVASALYETQPKERLQLLAQALATLCVSPCGRYASVATTLEMMQSTGSGPEHTDGFVNYPRAIEGVEVAIYFRQLDNDQFKAGFRSKGRIDVGALARELGGGGHYNAAGATVTGSLNAVQTKVFARLDELL, encoded by the coding sequence ATGATGCAAACGATGCAAACGATCCTACAGCTGATTGAAAACAACCATCGGTTCCTGGTTGCTTCTCACGAAGGTCCGGACGGTGATGCAATCGGGTCAACAGTGGCGCTGACGAACCTGTTGCGCGACGCAGGAAAAGATGTTGTCGCTTATAATCGTGACGGTCTCCCCAAAGCATTTTCTTTCTTGCCAGGGAGTTCGCAGCTGTGTGACGAGATTGGCAAAACGGAACCGTTCGATGTCGGATTCATCCTTGATGCCGGGGAATTACGCCGCGCCGGAAGTCATCTGCGTGACTGCTGCACGGTACTGGTCAACATCGATCACCATCCCTATTCTGAAGATTTTGGTGATGTTTATTGTCTGGATACTGCCGCGGCGGCAACCGCAGTTATCATCTACCGGCTTATTGTTGCCGGGAAAATGCCGGTTTCGCTTGACGTCGCCACCTGTCTTTACGTGGCGATCCTCTCTGATACCGGCTCGTTTCGCTATTCCAATGCCAATGCCGAAGCTTTTTCCATCGCCGGTGAACTTGTTGCCAAGGGGATTGATACCTGGGAAGTTGCCAGTGCCCTTTACGAAACCCAGCCGAAAGAACGCCTCCAGTTGCTGGCACAAGCGTTAGCGACGCTGTGCGTATCGCCCTGCGGCCGTTATGCTTCAGTCGCAACGACACTTGAAATGATGCAGTCGACGGGCTCCGGCCCTGAACACACCGACGGCTTCGTCAACTATCCCCGCGCCATTGAAGGGGTCGAAGTGGCCATTTATTTTCGGCAACTGGATAACGATCAATTCAAGGCCGGGTTTCGCTCCAAAGGGCGGATAGATGTTGGCGCACTGGCCCGTGAACTTGGTGGTGGTGGCCACTACAATGCTGCCGGCGCCACCGTCACCGGGTCCCTCAATGCAGTCCAGACCAAGGTTTTTGCACGTCTTGATGAACTCCTTTAA
- the infB gene encoding translation initiation factor IF-2, protein MGKIKVQQLAQELGIENKELLEKLATLDIPAKTSASSLEVDDVKRVKEEILAHSVEKVEKVEEQRINSGIIRRRRREVPPPDEAIVETPVAAAPKEAATPVTADESAAERTSIDETLTTIPAKDAATEKKPVKKSVGDAPVSEPVVEIKTPPADVQTAVEVSETVPKTQKTDPGATKTPAAKAKERPSSSHAKILGRVELPQPTPPPQRHERSAGGRPAGPGGRPAGPGGRPAGPGGRPAGPGGRPAGPGGRPAGPGGRPAGPGGRPAGPGGRPAGPGGRPAGPPSNMPVPTDELEGKDSKRSKKRKSKAKGAPGVDFEGGPRKTRREVYEPDRGDRHRKARRSPKQTKKTEITVSKAIKRVIKISESITVGELAKRMGVKANELIRELIRQGSMVTINHPLDYETAALLASEFNYEVENVAFDEVSIIEHSSIKGVEEEKIEDMEERPAVVTIMGHVDHGKTSLLDAIRLTNVTDGEAGGITQHIGAYSVELDGRKITFLDTPGHEAFTAMRARGAQVTDIVIVVVAADDGVMPQTREAINHAKAAGVPIIVAVNKIDKPNANPDRVKQEMNEFGLVPEEWGGETIFAEVSAKMRTNLEGLLEMILLQAEVLELKANPKKRASGTIVEARLDRGRGPVSTILVQEGTLKVGDPIVGGAYFGRVRTMLDDRGNPLQEAGPSCPVEVTGLTGVPDAGDTLNALDDEKTARDVAQHRQQKIRELELAKHSKISLDQLYARIQLGDVKELKVVIKADVQGSLEAVSESLAKLSTDACRLVVIHTAVGGITESDVTLAAASDAIVLGFNVRPEVKANSLAETEGVDIRLYNIIYDAVADVRDAMEGLLAPKLEERYLGRATVRDTFSVSKVGTIAGSYVIDGKVIRNAHARLLRDNVVIWTGKLSSLKRFKDDAREVATNYECGIGLENYNDIKVGDIVEFFEIEEVKAKL, encoded by the coding sequence ATGGGCAAGATCAAAGTACAACAGCTGGCGCAAGAACTGGGGATTGAAAACAAGGAGTTGCTGGAAAAACTGGCAACACTGGATATCCCCGCCAAAACCTCGGCGAGTTCTTTGGAGGTTGATGACGTGAAGCGCGTCAAGGAAGAGATCTTGGCACACAGCGTGGAAAAGGTCGAAAAAGTAGAAGAACAGCGTATCAATTCAGGGATCATTCGTCGACGTCGGCGCGAAGTTCCGCCGCCGGATGAAGCAATTGTTGAGACACCGGTAGCTGCCGCACCGAAAGAAGCAGCAACACCAGTGACCGCTGATGAGTCCGCGGCAGAAAGAACGTCAATTGATGAAACGCTGACGACGATTCCGGCTAAGGACGCTGCTACCGAGAAAAAGCCCGTCAAGAAATCGGTCGGAGACGCCCCTGTTTCTGAACCTGTGGTTGAAATCAAGACACCGCCAGCGGATGTTCAGACTGCTGTTGAAGTTTCGGAAACGGTACCGAAAACGCAGAAAACGGATCCGGGCGCAACCAAAACTCCCGCTGCAAAGGCCAAAGAGCGACCCTCTTCCTCTCATGCAAAAATCCTTGGACGGGTCGAATTGCCGCAACCGACACCGCCTCCGCAACGTCATGAACGTTCCGCTGGAGGCAGACCTGCCGGTCCTGGAGGCAGACCTGCCGGCCCTGGTGGCAGACCCGCCGGTCCTGGTGGCAGACCCGCCGGTCCCGGTGGCAGACCTGCCGGCCCTGGTGGCAGACCTGCCGGCCCTGGTGGCAGACCTGCCGGTCCTGGTGGCAGACCTGCCGGCCCTGGTGGCAGACCTGCCGGCCCTGGTGGCAGACCTGCCGGCCCTCCCTCTAATATGCCGGTTCCGACCGATGAGCTTGAGGGGAAGGACAGTAAACGTTCGAAAAAGAGGAAGAGTAAAGCAAAGGGTGCTCCCGGTGTTGATTTTGAGGGTGGCCCCCGCAAGACACGTCGTGAGGTATATGAGCCGGATCGCGGTGATCGTCACCGTAAAGCGCGCCGATCACCCAAACAGACCAAGAAAACCGAGATTACTGTTTCCAAGGCGATCAAGCGGGTTATCAAGATTTCCGAATCGATTACCGTTGGCGAACTGGCCAAGCGGATGGGGGTTAAGGCCAACGAGTTGATCCGTGAATTGATACGTCAAGGTTCGATGGTGACGATTAACCACCCTCTCGATTACGAAACTGCCGCCTTGCTGGCGTCTGAATTTAATTATGAAGTTGAGAATGTGGCCTTTGATGAAGTAAGTATTATCGAGCATTCGAGCATCAAGGGGGTCGAGGAAGAAAAGATCGAGGACATGGAAGAGCGCCCTGCGGTAGTGACGATCATGGGGCATGTTGACCACGGCAAAACCAGTCTGCTTGATGCTATCCGCCTCACCAATGTGACCGATGGCGAGGCCGGTGGAATCACCCAGCATATCGGTGCCTATTCGGTTGAGCTTGACGGGCGTAAAATTACATTCCTTGACACGCCAGGTCACGAGGCGTTTACCGCCATGCGTGCCCGCGGTGCGCAGGTGACAGATATTGTTATCGTTGTTGTTGCTGCGGATGACGGGGTAATGCCCCAGACCAGAGAAGCCATCAACCACGCCAAGGCAGCTGGAGTGCCGATTATTGTCGCGGTGAATAAAATCGACAAACCGAATGCGAACCCGGATCGGGTGAAGCAGGAGATGAATGAATTTGGCTTGGTCCCGGAGGAGTGGGGGGGCGAGACAATATTTGCCGAAGTTTCCGCTAAAATGAGAACCAATCTGGAAGGATTGCTGGAGATGATCCTGCTCCAGGCTGAAGTTCTTGAATTAAAGGCGAACCCCAAAAAACGCGCCAGTGGCACAATTGTCGAGGCCCGTCTTGACCGGGGTCGCGGGCCGGTTTCGACCATTCTGGTTCAGGAAGGAACGTTGAAGGTCGGCGATCCGATCGTCGGCGGAGCCTATTTTGGTCGTGTGCGTACGATGCTGGATGATCGCGGCAATCCGCTTCAGGAAGCTGGACCGTCTTGTCCGGTTGAAGTCACCGGCCTGACCGGTGTCCCTGATGCCGGAGACACCCTCAATGCGCTTGATGACGAGAAGACGGCACGCGATGTTGCGCAGCACCGTCAACAAAAAATTCGCGAACTGGAACTGGCCAAGCACAGCAAGATATCGCTCGATCAGCTTTACGCGCGAATTCAACTGGGCGATGTCAAGGAACTCAAGGTTGTTATCAAGGCTGATGTTCAGGGGTCACTTGAAGCCGTCAGCGAATCTCTGGCGAAGCTGTCAACTGACGCCTGTCGCCTGGTGGTGATTCATACCGCAGTCGGCGGGATTACCGAAAGTGACGTGACTCTGGCCGCGGCATCAGATGCCATTGTGCTTGGTTTCAACGTTCGCCCTGAAGTGAAGGCGAACTCTCTGGCCGAAACAGAAGGGGTCGATATTCGTCTCTACAACATCATTTATGATGCCGTTGCCGACGTGCGTGATGCCATGGAAGGGCTGCTGGCTCCGAAACTTGAAGAACGCTATCTGGGCCGCGCTACAGTGCGTGACACATTCAGTGTTTCGAAAGTGGGGACGATTGCCGGTTCTTATGTGATTGACGGCAAAGTCATCCGCAATGCCCATGCACGGTTGTTACGTGACAATGTTGTTATCTGGACCGGGAAACTGTCATCTCTGAAACGATTCAAGGATGATGCCCGCGAAGTTGCCACCAATTACGAGTGCGGTATTGGCCTCGAAAATTACAATGACATTAAGGTTGGTGATATCGTTGAATTTTTTGAAATAGAAGAAGTCAAGGCAAAACTGTAA